The Haloplanus salinarum genome includes a region encoding these proteins:
- a CDS encoding dihydrolipoamide acetyltransferase family protein — translation MTVETFRLPDVGEGVAEGELLRWLVEPDETIEEDQPLAEVETDKAVVDLPSPYAGSVTELHVAEGEMVPVGTGIVSVEVDDGETADDEASEGDAAAAATDDTGARRAFAAPSTRRLARELGVDVARVEGSGPGGRVTDADVRAAADDEAGEPTATGRPEPRSLDPDATVVLSAAGELETEGRTRRESARAVETASEAVERQRERDRTARDRTLAAPATRGLADELGVDLDTVPTDRERDGVPFVTAAMVREYAARVGEATDTAESADAAEVAATEGTAETTASVGVGEATGDDETAAEGGPEPGDRIPYRGIRRSIGEQMERSKYTAPHATHTDEVDVTRLVETKAELEAYAEAEGVTLTYLPFVMRAVTRALREFPRVNASLDEAAEEIVCHDEYNLGIATATDAGLMVPVVEDVDGKGLLDLAAETATKVERARDRSIGREEMQGGTFTITNVGVIGGEYATPIVNYPEVAILALGRVAERPRVVDGEVVPRYTLPLSLSVDHRVVDGAVAARFTNRVMDLLRSPSRLLVD, via the coding sequence ATGACCGTCGAGACGTTCCGCCTCCCGGACGTCGGCGAGGGGGTCGCGGAGGGCGAACTCCTCCGGTGGCTCGTCGAGCCGGACGAGACCATCGAAGAGGACCAGCCGCTCGCCGAGGTGGAGACGGACAAGGCGGTCGTCGACCTCCCGTCGCCGTACGCGGGGTCGGTGACGGAACTGCACGTCGCGGAGGGCGAGATGGTGCCGGTCGGAACGGGCATCGTCTCGGTCGAGGTCGACGACGGCGAGACGGCCGACGACGAGGCGAGCGAGGGCGACGCGGCCGCCGCGGCGACCGACGACACCGGTGCCCGCCGCGCCTTCGCCGCCCCGAGCACCCGTCGGCTGGCGCGCGAACTCGGTGTCGACGTCGCGCGGGTCGAGGGGTCCGGACCGGGCGGGCGCGTCACCGACGCGGACGTGCGGGCGGCGGCCGACGACGAGGCGGGCGAGCCGACGGCCACCGGGCGGCCCGAACCGCGGTCGCTCGACCCCGACGCGACGGTCGTGCTGTCGGCGGCGGGCGAGCTGGAGACCGAGGGACGCACCCGACGGGAGTCGGCTCGAGCGGTCGAGACGGCGAGCGAGGCGGTCGAACGGCAACGAGAGCGGGACCGGACGGCCCGCGACCGGACCCTCGCGGCGCCGGCGACCCGTGGGCTGGCGGACGAACTCGGCGTCGACCTCGATACGGTGCCGACGGACCGGGAGCGCGACGGCGTCCCGTTCGTCACGGCCGCGATGGTCCGCGAGTACGCGGCGCGGGTAGGGGAGGCGACGGACACGGCCGAATCGGCGGACGCAGCCGAGGTGGCGGCCACCGAAGGGACGGCAGAGACGACGGCGAGCGTGGGGGTCGGCGAGGCGACGGGGGACGACGAAACGGCGGCCGAGGGAGGTCCGGAGCCGGGCGACCGGATCCCGTACCGCGGCATCAGGCGCTCGATCGGCGAGCAGATGGAGCGCTCGAAGTATACGGCACCCCACGCCACCCACACCGACGAGGTGGACGTGACGCGGCTGGTAGAGACGAAAGCCGAACTCGAAGCCTACGCCGAGGCCGAGGGCGTCACCCTGACCTACCTCCCCTTCGTCATGCGCGCGGTGACGCGGGCGCTCCGCGAGTTCCCGCGGGTCAACGCCTCGCTCGACGAGGCGGCCGAGGAGATCGTCTGTCACGACGAGTACAACCTCGGCATCGCGACGGCGACGGACGCGGGCCTCATGGTTCCCGTCGTCGAGGACGTCGACGGGAAGGGACTCCTCGACCTCGCGGCCGAGACGGCGACGAAGGTCGAACGGGCGCGCGACCGGTCGATCGGCCGCGAGGAGATGCAGGGCGGTACCTTCACCATCACGAACGTCGGGGTCATCGGCGGGGAGTACGCCACGCCCATCGTCAACTACCCCGAGGTGGCGATTCTGGCGCTCGGCCGGGTCGCGGAGCGCCCCCGCGTCGTCGACGGCGAGGTGGTCCCACGGTACACCCTCCCGCTCTCGCTCTCCGTCGATCACCGCGTCGTCGACGGCGCGGTGGCCGCCCGGTTCACCAACCGGGTGATGGACCTGCTTCGCAGTCCGAGCCGGTTGCTGGTCGACTGA
- a CDS encoding alpha-ketoacid dehydrogenase subunit beta, translating into MSTETRNLTLVQAVRDGLETEMQRDEDVIVLGEDVGRNGGVFRATEGLYETFGGDRVIDTPLAESGIVGTSIGMAAYGLRPVPEIQFMGFIYPAFDQIVSHAARIRSRSRGRFTCPMVVRAPYGGGIRAPEHHSESKEAFFVHEAGLKVVVPSTPADTKGLLASAIRDPDPVIFLEPKLIYRAFREEVPAGEHTVPLGEAAVRREGSDVSVYTWGAMTRPTMEAAETLADEGIDCEVVDLRTLSPLDRDTVVESFEKTGRAAVVHEAPKTGGLGGELTAILQEEALLYQEAPIERIAGFDAPVPLYALEDYYLPSPTRIEEGIREVVAFP; encoded by the coding sequence ATGAGCACGGAGACACGGAACCTGACCCTGGTACAGGCGGTACGGGACGGGCTCGAAACCGAGATGCAACGGGACGAGGACGTGATCGTCCTCGGGGAGGACGTCGGCAGGAACGGCGGCGTCTTCCGCGCGACCGAGGGACTCTACGAGACGTTCGGCGGGGATCGGGTGATCGACACGCCGCTGGCGGAGTCGGGCATCGTCGGCACCTCGATCGGGATGGCGGCCTACGGCCTCCGACCGGTGCCAGAGATCCAGTTCATGGGGTTCATCTACCCCGCGTTCGACCAGATCGTCAGCCACGCGGCCCGCATCCGCTCCCGGAGTCGCGGGCGGTTCACCTGCCCGATGGTCGTCCGGGCGCCGTACGGCGGCGGGATCCGCGCGCCGGAACACCACTCGGAGTCGAAGGAGGCCTTCTTCGTCCACGAGGCCGGGCTGAAGGTCGTGGTGCCGTCGACGCCGGCCGACACCAAGGGGCTGCTGGCGTCGGCGATCCGTGACCCCGACCCGGTGATCTTCCTCGAACCCAAGCTGATCTACCGGGCGTTTCGCGAGGAGGTGCCGGCCGGCGAACATACGGTCCCGCTGGGCGAGGCCGCGGTCCGGCGCGAGGGAAGCGACGTGTCCGTCTACACCTGGGGGGCGATGACCCGGCCGACGATGGAGGCGGCCGAGACGCTGGCCGACGAGGGGATCGACTGCGAGGTGGTCGATCTGCGGACGCTCTCGCCGCTGGACCGTGACACCGTCGTCGAGTCCTTCGAGAAGACGGGGCGGGCGGCGGTGGTCCACGAGGCGCCCAAGACCGGGGGGTTGGGCGGCGAACTCACGGCCATCCTCCAGGAGGAGGCGCTGCTCTACCAGGAGGCGCCGATCGAGCGGATCGCGGGCTTCGACGCACCCGTCCCGCTGTACGCCCTGGAGGATTACTACCTCCCGTCGCCGACGCGCATCGAGGAGGGGATCCGGGAGGTCGTCGCGTTCCCATGA
- the lipA gene encoding lipoyl synthase, producing MARRRKPDWLKQRPPSGQRFTEIKETLRDRDLHTVCEEANCPNLGECWSGRNGPGTATFMLMGDRCSRGCNFCDVETGGMEPLDPEEPSKVADAVAEIGLDYVVLTSVDRDDLPDQGAGHFARTIEAIKERDPGILVEVLIPDFRGDRSLVDRIVDARPDVIAHNVETVERLQWPVRDRRAGYEQSLSVLEHVADVADVYTKTSLMLGVGEYDHEVYRTLADCREAGVDVVTLGQYLQPSRSHLDVYEYVHPDAFETWRRVAEEELGFLYCASGPMVRSSYRAGELFVDAVLRDGRSVDEARREAHAAT from the coding sequence ATGGCACGCAGGCGCAAGCCCGACTGGCTGAAGCAGCGGCCGCCGTCGGGCCAGCGGTTCACGGAGATCAAGGAGACGCTCCGGGACCGGGACCTCCACACCGTATGCGAGGAGGCGAACTGCCCGAACCTGGGCGAGTGCTGGAGCGGGCGGAACGGCCCCGGCACGGCCACGTTCATGTTGATGGGCGACCGGTGTTCGCGGGGCTGTAACTTCTGTGACGTCGAGACGGGCGGGATGGAGCCGCTGGACCCCGAGGAGCCGTCGAAGGTTGCCGACGCCGTCGCCGAGATCGGTCTGGACTACGTCGTCCTGACGAGCGTGGACCGTGACGACCTGCCGGACCAGGGCGCCGGCCACTTCGCGCGGACCATCGAGGCGATCAAGGAGCGCGATCCGGGGATCCTCGTCGAGGTGCTGATCCCGGATTTCCGGGGCGATCGGAGCCTCGTCGACCGGATCGTCGACGCCAGGCCGGACGTGATCGCCCACAACGTCGAGACGGTCGAGCGCCTGCAGTGGCCGGTCCGGGACCGCCGGGCGGGCTACGAGCAGTCGCTGTCGGTGCTCGAACACGTCGCCGACGTCGCGGACGTGTACACGAAGACGAGCCTGATGCTCGGGGTCGGCGAGTACGACCACGAGGTCTACCGCACGCTCGCGGACTGCCGCGAGGCGGGGGTGGACGTGGTGACGCTCGGCCAGTACCTCCAACCCTCGCGCTCGCACCTCGACGTCTACGAGTACGTCCACCCGGACGCCTTCGAGACGTGGCGCCGGGTCGCGGAGGAGGAACTCGGCTTCCTCTACTGTGCCAGCGGACCGATGGTGCGGTCGTCGTACCGCGCCGGGGAGCTGTTCGTCGACGCCGTCCTCCGTGACGGCCGGAGCGTCGACGAGGCGCGCCGCGAGGCACACGCGGCGACCTGA
- a CDS encoding MATE family efflux transporter translates to MSDRRAAIVEGSVPRTLVSLAVPLVAQNVVRVAQQVIDTFWLGRIGETAVAAVGLTIPVLGLLFALLVTPFVGTQILVSQRVGAEDDEGALRLVVHGVALALALGALVGGGVATLSRPLVALVGAGPDVAPAAALYLGVVALGLPLAGASDALEAGFVGRGDSRASLYINVATVAVNVVLDPLFIFGGGPVPGMGIRGAALATVAGYAAGLALAVALAVGPRMGLSRRHLSPARADLRALLSVGGPITGRRVVSQSVRVVLVGVVAVAGGAAGLAAYTVGARVASVAVLPSRGLAQAAQSMVGQNVGADRPDRAVRTARVGVGVAVAALALLGVVQWLVPGPVARLFVPDISGDGLALTVQYLRILAYGYPAIGAVDLLLSGFNGAGRTRTSFVADLLKYWAVRLPVAALALPATASASVFGVAVAPGLDLGMPAVFWAVTGSNVAAAVGVGAYYVHAVRGGLFDGGDDGGREDGDDDAATPTD, encoded by the coding sequence ATGAGCGACCGGCGGGCGGCCATCGTCGAGGGCTCCGTACCCCGAACGCTCGTCTCGCTCGCCGTCCCGCTGGTCGCCCAGAACGTCGTCCGCGTCGCCCAGCAGGTGATCGACACCTTCTGGCTCGGCCGGATCGGCGAGACGGCCGTCGCCGCCGTCGGCCTCACCATCCCCGTCCTCGGCCTGCTCTTTGCCCTCCTGGTGACTCCCTTCGTCGGCACCCAGATCCTCGTCTCCCAGCGGGTCGGCGCCGAGGACGACGAGGGCGCGCTTCGGCTGGTCGTCCACGGCGTCGCCCTCGCCCTCGCGCTCGGCGCCCTCGTCGGCGGCGGCGTCGCCACCCTGTCCCGGCCGCTCGTCGCGCTGGTCGGAGCCGGCCCGGACGTGGCGCCCGCCGCCGCCCTCTACCTCGGCGTCGTCGCCCTCGGCCTCCCGCTCGCCGGCGCCAGCGACGCCCTCGAAGCCGGGTTCGTCGGCCGCGGCGACTCCCGGGCCTCGCTCTACATCAACGTCGCCACCGTCGCCGTCAACGTCGTCCTCGACCCGCTGTTCATCTTCGGCGGCGGCCCGGTCCCGGGTATGGGGATCCGCGGGGCCGCGCTGGCGACGGTCGCCGGCTACGCCGCCGGCCTCGCCCTCGCCGTCGCCCTCGCCGTCGGGCCGCGGATGGGCCTCTCTCGCCGTCACCTCTCCCCTGCCCGGGCCGACCTGCGCGCGCTCCTCTCGGTCGGCGGTCCGATCACGGGTCGGCGGGTGGTCAGCCAGAGCGTCCGCGTCGTACTGGTCGGCGTCGTCGCCGTCGCCGGCGGCGCCGCCGGCCTCGCGGCCTACACCGTCGGCGCGCGGGTGGCGAGCGTCGCCGTCCTCCCCTCGCGCGGCCTCGCGCAGGCCGCCCAGAGCATGGTGGGACAGAACGTGGGCGCGGACCGCCCCGACCGCGCCGTCCGCACGGCCCGCGTCGGCGTCGGCGTCGCCGTCGCCGCCCTCGCCCTCCTCGGGGTCGTCCAGTGGCTCGTCCCCGGCCCCGTCGCTCGCCTGTTCGTCCCCGACATCTCCGGCGACGGCCTCGCGCTGACGGTCCAGTACCTCCGGATCCTCGCCTACGGCTACCCCGCCATCGGGGCCGTCGACCTCCTGCTCTCCGGGTTCAACGGCGCGGGCCGCACCCGGACGAGTTTCGTCGCCGACCTGCTGAAATACTGGGCGGTGCGCCTGCCGGTCGCGGCGCTCGCCCTACCCGCCACCGCCTCGGCGTCCGTCTTCGGCGTCGCCGTCGCGCCCGGCCTCGACCTGGGGATGCCCGCCGTCTTCTGGGCGGTCACGGGGTCGAACGTCGCCGCGGCCGTCGGCGTCGGCGCCTACTACGTCCACGCGGTGCGAGGGGGACTGTTCGACGGCGGTGACGACGGCGGGCGCGAGGATGGCGACGACGACGCCGCGACGCCCACGGACTGA
- a CDS encoding DEAD/DEAH box helicase, which translates to MKVADAVPEFADAFDFEEFNRMQREALPVLVDSDHNVVASAPTASGKTALAELAICKTLSEGGTALFIAPMRALTNEKESEWERFEDLGYSVYVVTGERDLNPRRARHADVLVMTPEKVDSATRKHGSRRYDFVTDVDCSIIDEVHLLDSERRGGVLEVTVSRLRRLCDPRFVALSATMPNVGDVADWLDAPPEATFAFGDDYRPVDLQTGVKTYTHGENSFADKYRRLYRALDLAEPHVREDGQALVFVASRQDAVSAAAKTRDELAERDVPVGSRGDYDFHQAAEELGDDDLRKAVLDGVAFHHAGLSKADRDRVESWFREGKIAILFSTSTLAWGVNLPARCVIVRDTKYHDPLEGEVDISPLDLLQMLGRAGRPGYDDVGYGWVVCDRSDADRYRRLLREGTEIESHLAADLDAHLNAEIAMGTVDDLDDVLSWLETTYYYVRASSEPAAYDFDGLRDRVRGTLESLVDRGFVAMGEDLAIDPTPLGRLASKYYLRLSTAAAFHDLAERDRIDADAVLETVAAAAEFDSVSARQSEADAVDAVLGSEASKPPRGGGEAADTDHLDDGGRKVLAILRASTSDSVPADLRSDAWIIRRNALRLLAALREFLDRFAGPRAANLARRLEARIEHGVSRDAVSLTAVDGVGAGRASTLATGGHSRPADLVAAGADELTAAGLSEGVAERIVDAAADLPDVSVSWADLPDAVAAGDSEMCEVRVRNDGGGARVGVRVTVNGVEMHEKTAYLSDVTTVPVGVFGADADELDFRVEVSFPELPIRPFVDGQTVRVV; encoded by the coding sequence GTGAAGGTTGCCGACGCCGTTCCGGAGTTCGCCGACGCCTTCGACTTCGAGGAGTTCAACCGGATGCAACGGGAGGCGTTGCCCGTCCTCGTCGATAGCGACCACAACGTGGTCGCGTCGGCGCCGACGGCCAGCGGCAAGACGGCGCTCGCGGAACTCGCCATCTGCAAGACGCTGAGCGAGGGCGGGACCGCCCTCTTTATCGCCCCGATGCGCGCGCTCACCAACGAGAAGGAGAGCGAGTGGGAGCGCTTCGAGGACCTGGGCTACTCGGTGTACGTCGTCACGGGGGAGCGCGACCTGAACCCACGCCGGGCGCGCCACGCCGACGTGCTCGTGATGACCCCGGAGAAGGTGGATTCGGCCACCCGCAAACACGGCTCCCGGCGCTACGACTTCGTCACCGACGTGGACTGCTCGATCATCGACGAGGTCCACCTCCTCGATTCGGAGCGTCGCGGGGGCGTCCTGGAGGTGACCGTCTCCCGCCTGCGACGGCTCTGTGACCCCCGCTTCGTCGCGCTCTCGGCGACGATGCCCAACGTCGGCGACGTGGCCGACTGGCTGGACGCCCCGCCCGAGGCCACCTTCGCCTTCGGCGACGACTACCGCCCGGTCGACCTCCAGACCGGCGTGAAGACCTACACGCACGGCGAGAACAGCTTCGCCGACAAGTACCGCCGGCTCTACCGCGCGCTCGACCTGGCCGAACCGCACGTCCGCGAGGACGGACAGGCGCTCGTGTTCGTCGCCTCGCGACAGGACGCCGTCAGCGCCGCGGCCAAGACCCGCGACGAACTCGCCGAGCGGGACGTCCCCGTCGGCTCTCGCGGGGATTACGACTTCCACCAGGCCGCCGAGGAACTGGGCGACGACGACCTCCGAAAGGCCGTCCTCGACGGCGTCGCCTTCCACCACGCCGGCCTCTCGAAGGCCGACCGCGACCGGGTCGAATCCTGGTTCCGGGAGGGGAAGATCGCGATCCTCTTTTCGACCTCCACCCTCGCCTGGGGCGTCAACCTCCCCGCGCGCTGTGTCATCGTCCGCGACACCAAGTACCACGATCCGCTGGAGGGCGAGGTCGACATCAGCCCGCTCGACCTCCTCCAGATGCTCGGGCGGGCCGGTCGTCCGGGGTACGACGACGTGGGCTACGGCTGGGTCGTCTGTGACCGTTCCGACGCCGATCGCTATCGGCGCCTCCTGCGCGAGGGTACCGAGATCGAATCCCACCTCGCCGCGGATCTCGACGCCCACCTCAACGCCGAGATCGCGATGGGGACCGTCGACGACCTCGACGACGTGCTCTCGTGGCTCGAAACGACGTACTACTACGTCCGGGCGTCCTCGGAGCCGGCCGCCTACGACTTCGACGGTCTCCGCGACCGGGTGCGCGGGACGCTCGAATCGCTCGTCGACCGCGGATTCGTCGCTATGGGCGAGGACCTCGCCATCGATCCGACGCCGCTCGGCCGCCTCGCCTCGAAGTACTACCTCCGGCTCTCGACCGCCGCGGCCTTCCACGATCTGGCCGAGCGCGACCGGATCGACGCCGACGCCGTCCTCGAAACCGTCGCCGCGGCCGCCGAGTTCGACTCCGTCTCGGCCCGACAGTCGGAGGCCGACGCCGTCGACGCGGTGCTCGGGAGCGAGGCGTCGAAGCCGCCTCGGGGAGGCGGCGAAGCCGCCGACACGGACCACCTGGACGACGGCGGCCGGAAGGTCCTCGCCATCCTCCGTGCGAGCACCAGCGACTCCGTGCCAGCCGACCTGCGGAGCGACGCGTGGATCATCCGCCGGAACGCGCTCCGCCTGCTCGCGGCGCTCCGGGAGTTCCTCGACCGCTTTGCCGGCCCCCGGGCGGCCAACCTCGCCCGACGGCTGGAGGCCCGGATCGAACACGGCGTCAGCCGCGACGCCGTCTCGCTCACCGCCGTGGACGGCGTCGGCGCCGGCCGGGCGAGCACGCTCGCGACCGGCGGCCACTCCCGCCCCGCCGACCTGGTCGCCGCCGGCGCGGACGAACTCACGGCCGCGGGGCTCTCCGAGGGCGTCGCCGAACGGATCGTCGACGCGGCCGCCGACCTTCCCGACGTCTCGGTGTCGTGGGCGGACCTCCCCGACGCCGTCGCCGCCGGCGACAGCGAGATGTGCGAGGTGCGGGTGCGCAACGACGGCGGCGGCGCCCGCGTCGGCGTCCGCGTCACCGTCAACGGCGTCGAGATGCACGAGAAGACGGCTTACCTCTCGGACGTGACGACCGTGCCGGTCGGGGTGTTCGGGGCGGACGCGGACGAACTCGACTTCCGGGTCGAGGTGTCGTTCCCGGAGTTGCCGATACGGCCGTTCGTGGACGGGCAGACGGTACGGGTGGTGTAG
- a CDS encoding PAS domain S-box protein, translating to MTGSGDFERCRRLIAESNDIVAVVDADATVTYVNAAVRRVLGYAPADLIGDAGTAYVHPDDRDTLTDALETVRTEPDTSRRVDCRLQRADGSWRWIEAALQNRIDDDVIDGILVTGRDITERKERESELVTTKRRMELALEGANLGIWDWDMRTDEVSRDELLTEMLGYTQAEMGDRMRGWERVVHPEDRKRHDEALAAHISDRTPYYWCDHRLKTKSGDWKWVRTIGTVVERAADGTPTRAVGIHQDIDDRKRAELALEEERDMFKEGPAVVFKWEDAAGWPIEYVSENVEEVLGYTPEELRSRDSRYIDIVHEDDRARVVREANDLDSEAVDSITLNPYRVITASGDVRWVKEYTRAVENENETTHLLGYLVDITERKRRERELQQFKAAVERSAHAIYITDAEGRIEYVNPAFERITGYGAEAAVGATPRILKSGEYDDEFYEEFWETIRSGEQWEAEMIDERADDERIVLNQTVAPITDDDGGVRKFVAVARDITERKDRERKLREREQKYRSLFEDTRDALMVFDRDGYLDCNERALELFGVDSVEEFREYTPWALSPPRQPNGRGSKAAALEHVETAFEEGEAFFEWTHQRSDGTEFPSEVKLSRFEYEGQPVLHALVRDVTARKEYERRLEEQRDNLDVLNRVLRHDIRNDLQVITGYVEMLADECDDAATDAHFETVQETADHAIGLTRVAREMADVMLSTGEASRPVDLRAVLRNELDEVRSTYSRAVVSTETSIPRTTVEANDMLTSVFRNLLKNAIQHNDAETPKVNLSVTERDATVVVRVADNGPGIPEAQRETIFGKGEKGLDSQGTGIGLYLVDTLVEGYGGAVDVEDSDAGGAAFVVELPKAE from the coding sequence ATGACGGGTTCGGGGGACTTCGAACGGTGTCGAAGACTCATCGCGGAGTCGAACGACATCGTCGCCGTCGTCGACGCCGACGCGACCGTGACGTACGTGAACGCCGCGGTACGGCGGGTGCTGGGATACGCGCCAGCGGACCTGATCGGCGACGCTGGAACGGCGTACGTACACCCGGACGACCGGGACACCCTCACGGACGCGCTCGAAACGGTGCGAACCGAGCCGGACACATCCCGGAGGGTCGACTGCCGACTCCAACGGGCCGACGGCTCGTGGCGTTGGATCGAGGCGGCCCTGCAGAACCGGATCGACGACGACGTGATCGACGGCATCCTCGTGACCGGCCGTGACATCACCGAGCGCAAGGAGCGCGAGTCGGAACTCGTCACCACCAAACGGCGCATGGAGTTGGCACTCGAAGGGGCGAACCTGGGGATCTGGGACTGGGACATGCGGACCGACGAAGTGTCACGTGACGAACTTTTGACGGAGATGCTCGGTTATACGCAAGCCGAGATGGGTGACCGAATGCGTGGCTGGGAACGGGTGGTGCATCCGGAGGACAGGAAGCGACACGACGAGGCGCTCGCCGCGCACATCTCGGATCGGACGCCGTACTACTGGTGTGATCACCGGCTAAAGACGAAGTCGGGGGACTGGAAGTGGGTGCGAACGATCGGAACGGTCGTCGAACGCGCCGCGGACGGAACCCCGACACGGGCCGTGGGGATACACCAAGATATCGACGACCGGAAGCGTGCCGAGCTGGCGCTCGAGGAGGAGCGGGACATGTTCAAAGAGGGCCCAGCGGTCGTCTTCAAATGGGAAGACGCGGCAGGCTGGCCCATCGAGTACGTCTCGGAGAACGTCGAGGAGGTGCTCGGATACACGCCGGAGGAACTCCGGTCGAGGGATAGCAGGTACATCGACATCGTCCACGAGGACGACCGGGCACGGGTCGTTCGAGAGGCGAACGACCTCGATTCCGAGGCGGTCGACAGCATCACCCTAAACCCGTATCGGGTGATCACGGCGTCGGGTGACGTTCGATGGGTGAAGGAGTACACCAGAGCGGTCGAAAACGAGAACGAAACCACGCACCTTCTCGGGTATCTCGTCGACATCACGGAACGCAAGCGTCGGGAGCGCGAGCTACAGCAGTTCAAAGCGGCCGTCGAACGGAGCGCTCACGCCATCTACATCACCGACGCCGAGGGACGGATCGAGTACGTCAACCCGGCCTTCGAACGGATCACCGGATACGGCGCGGAAGCGGCCGTCGGGGCGACGCCGCGCATCCTCAAATCGGGGGAGTACGACGACGAGTTCTACGAGGAGTTCTGGGAGACGATCCGCTCGGGAGAGCAGTGGGAAGCGGAGATGATCGACGAGCGGGCGGACGACGAGCGGATCGTCCTCAATCAGACGGTCGCGCCGATCACCGACGACGACGGCGGCGTCCGAAAGTTCGTCGCCGTCGCCCGGGACATCACCGAGCGCAAGGATCGGGAGCGGAAGCTCAGGGAGCGGGAGCAGAAATATCGGAGCCTCTTCGAGGACACGCGCGACGCGCTCATGGTGTTCGACCGCGACGGCTACCTCGACTGTAACGAACGGGCCCTCGAACTGTTCGGTGTCGACTCAGTCGAGGAGTTCCGGGAGTACACGCCCTGGGCTCTCTCTCCCCCACGACAACCGAACGGGCGGGGCTCGAAAGCGGCGGCGCTTGAGCACGTCGAGACGGCCTTCGAGGAGGGGGAAGCGTTCTTCGAGTGGACACACCAGCGCAGCGACGGGACGGAGTTCCCGTCGGAAGTGAAGCTCAGCCGATTCGAGTACGAGGGCCAGCCGGTGCTGCACGCGCTGGTTCGGGACGTGACCGCCCGAAAGGAGTACGAGCGTCGGTTGGAGGAGCAACGCGACAACCTCGACGTCCTCAACCGGGTACTTCGTCACGACATTCGCAACGACCTCCAGGTGATAACGGGCTACGTGGAGATGCTCGCCGACGAGTGTGACGACGCGGCGACGGACGCCCACTTCGAGACGGTCCAGGAGACCGCCGATCACGCGATCGGACTCACGAGGGTCGCCCGCGAGATGGCCGACGTGATGCTCTCGACCGGCGAGGCGTCACGACCCGTCGATCTTCGAGCCGTCCTCCGGAACGAACTCGACGAGGTGCGATCGACGTACTCGCGGGCAGTCGTCAGCACCGAGACGAGCATCCCACGGACCACGGTCGAGGCGAACGACATGCTGACCTCCGTCTTCAGGAACCTCCTGAAGAACGCGATCCAGCACAACGACGCGGAGACGCCGAAGGTGAACCTCTCGGTGACGGAGCGCGACGCCACCGTCGTCGTTCGGGTCGCGGACAACGGGCCGGGTATCCCCGAAGCCCAGCGGGAGACGATCTTCGGCAAGGGGGAGAAGGGCCTCGACAGCCAGGGAACCGGCATCGGCCTGTATCTGGTCGACACGCTCGTCGAGGGCTACGGAGGAGCGGTCGACGTCGAAGACAGCGACGCCGGCGGCGCGGCGTTCGTCGTCGAACTACCGAAAGCCGAGTGA
- a CDS encoding HAD family hydrolase, which yields MILPAAVADGDPDQAEIRGINYRETYDYLSDNYEMAVSREEFLELYESAAADLYQRAELMPGLRELLADLRARGLRLAIVSSSPRAWIERVAERFDLDVDVLLSTEDVDGPGKPAPDVYTVAADRVGADPDGCVAVEDSPNGVRAATRAGILTVAYGSDPEAAELADHEAADAEALRAAFVALDVLA from the coding sequence GTGATCCTGCCGGCGGCGGTGGCCGACGGCGACCCCGATCAGGCGGAGATCAGGGGCATCAACTACCGCGAGACGTACGACTACCTGTCCGACAACTACGAGATGGCCGTGAGCCGCGAGGAGTTTCTGGAGCTCTACGAGTCGGCGGCGGCCGACCTCTACCAGCGGGCCGAACTGATGCCCGGGCTCCGGGAGTTGCTCGCCGACCTGCGGGCGCGAGGGCTCCGACTCGCCATCGTCTCCTCCAGTCCGCGGGCGTGGATCGAACGTGTCGCCGAGCGATTCGACCTCGACGTTGACGTGCTGCTGAGCACCGAAGACGTCGACGGCCCGGGGAAGCCGGCTCCGGACGTGTACACCGTCGCAGCGGATCGGGTGGGCGCCGACCCCGACGGCTGTGTGGCCGTCGAAGACTCGCCCAACGGCGTCCGGGCCGCGACGCGAGCCGGGATTCTCACGGTCGCCTACGGCAGTGATCCCGAAGCGGCGGAACTGGCCGACCACGAGGCGGCCGACGCCGAGGCGTTGCGGGCGGCGTTCGTCGCTCTCGACGTCTTAGCGTAG